A single Salmo trutta chromosome 14, fSalTru1.1, whole genome shotgun sequence DNA region contains:
- the LOC115147847 gene encoding gamma-crystallin M2-like has product MSTTNMNRVDYLTFLSKCFFHTIIEFIIIPFYFQIVFYEDRKFQGRSYECSSDCSDMSSYLSRCYSCRVESGCWMLYNRNNYMGNQYFMRRGEYPDYMQHFGMSDCIKSCRMIAMHRGNYRMRIYERENFGGLMHEMMDDCDNIMDHYRMSKCQSCNVMDGHWLMYEQPHFRGRMMYMRPGEYSNFSMGMGMGAMGGMSGMRFISMRRIMDSWY; this is encoded by the exons ATGTCCACCACCAACATGAACAGGG TAGACTATCTCACATTTCTCTCAAAATGTTTCTTTCATACAATTATTGAATTCATAATTATTCCATTTTATTTTCAGATCGTCTTCTACGAGGACAGGAAGTTCCAGGGTCGTTCCTATGAGTGCAGCAGTGACTGCAGTGACATGAGCTCTTACCTGAGCAGGTGCTACTCCTGCAGGGTTGAGAGTGGCTGTTGGATGCTGTACAACCGCAACAACTACATGGGAAACCAGTACTTCATGAGGAGGGGCGAGTACCCTGACTACATGCAGCACTTTGGAATGAGTGACTGCATCAAGTCCTGCCGCATGATCGCCATG CACAGAGGAAACTACAGGATGAGGATCTACGAGCGAGAGAACTTCGGAGGTCTGATGCACGAGATGATGGACGACTGTGACAACATCATGGATCATTACCGCATGTCCAAATGCCAGTCCTGCAACGTGATGGATGGCCACTGGCTGATGTACGAGCAGCCCCACTTCAGAGGCAGGATGATGTACATGAGGCCTGGAGAGTACAGCAACTTCAGCATGGGCATGGGAATGGGAGCCATGGGCGGCATGAGTGGTATGAGGTTCATTAGCATGAGGCGTATCATGGACTCCTGGTACTAA